Part of the Urocitellus parryii isolate mUroPar1 chromosome 2, mUroPar1.hap1, whole genome shotgun sequence genome, AGTGAAACAGGGAGGCTGGGAGACAGGCTGAGGGGGGAACACTGGGGCAGGGGCAGAGTTCAATAGTGAGACAAGTTGGCTGGGGTCAACAGTAGACCACGGGCAGAGGccagcccagggcagggccaggagtCAACCACTGGAAGGGGCCCTGCCTGTTCCTGGGGTGACTTGTGTTTCTGTAGGCGCTTCAGCTTCATCTCCTGCTTCTTGAGCAGTTTCTTCTTCCGAGAGATGAGGTGATCAACATCCACACCACACTAGAAGTGAATgtgaaagaggaggatgaggcaCTCTGGGAAGGCAAGGGGCCCTCAATCAGTCCCCAAGAGACCTCAGTCTCACCCTCTGCTTCAGTGTGTCACTGTAGAGCTCAGCGTTGGCAAAGTATATGGTGGCTGAGGAGCGGAAGATCTTCACACCTGGGACCTCCCTGGCCTGGGGATGGGACAGAGTTGTAGGGGAGCCAAGTCCTCTCCCTCCATTGCATCCTGTTCTGTCTTTCCTCCCCAAGAGCACCCAGTGCCTGCCACCTCCCACCCTCTGTTCCCAGCCTTTGGCTTACTCAGAGGTGGACTCCCCATCCTACTACTTCACTCCTGCCTCAGGTCCTCTCCCCATCACCTCTCCTGCTCTTTGCCACTACCCAGATTAGATTTTGGTGGTGGCTAGGCCTCCTCTTAAGATCTCCaacccctgttttttttttttttttcctgcatgtaGACATAAAGATTCTTCTAAGCTGTCACCCCAATCTCAGTTCCCATCCCATCCACAACACAGCAAGATCTTTACTAGGCATCTAGGCCTGTGCGTCATGGTGCTTCCTCTCTATCCAGCTGAGCTACTCCCCTCATGTCCTCTCCCACACCTTAGATCCCTTGGTCCCATCCTTTACTCTGTCTAATCACACTGTGCTCATGCTTTCAGTCTCTATGTCAGTGGGaagggaccttttttttttttttaacatttactatttgtagttggacacaataaatttatttatttatttttatgtggtgccgaggatcgaacccagggccttgcacgtgagatgcgagcactctactgctaagccataaCCCAAGAAGGGGCTTATTTTATTCCAGATCCCTATCCCCTGTGCCTGCCCCACAGCCTTTTTTCCATCATTTGGCTTAAGACTTCCCAGGAGGTAAATGATTAGAGACTTAGTAGCCCCACTGATGAGATCTGAAAACAGCCTATGCCCTAGGACCCTGATCCTCTATATTCCTGACCCAGGATGGCTCTAAGACTGACCCCTCACTAGACCTCCAGACCTACCTCTCCTTCTGTCCCTTCTTAGCCCCTCCCCCCGAGTGGGGGTTATAGACCCAGACTCCTCACTAAAAATTCCAGAGACCAAACCCAAAGTACTCTCAGCCCACTGTGTCCTTGCCAGTGTAAAAGGGATTGACATGGGTTTGCTCTGTCTCTGTTCCACCCAACTCATGCTGCCCTCCTACTCAGCCCCTGCCACTCACATCTGAGTACTCTGCCACGTCTCTGTAAATATCCGTGTCTGACACCTGCCCCAGGACAGAGTAGTGAGGTCTGTAGAGGTGAAAGTGAGtataagaagaggaggagaagggagataTGAGGGCACACTGAGGAGCCTGTGGTTTCCCCCTTCCCCAGAGACATGGGgaaacctgggggggggggagccagtATTCCCTTTCCAGCTGGAATGAGGGAAGGACCAATAAGATTGACTCACAGCTGTGTTCGGACCACTACAAGAAGCAGGGAGAAGGCTAATGCAACTGCCAGGCCAAGGTCCAGGTTTAGCAGGATGGTGGCCACAAAGGTCACCAGCCAGATGAGCTGAGAACAGAGGGGCAGGAGTTAAAGAGTATAGAGGGGCCACTGTGGCTAAAGGCCCCAATCCCAGCTCTGGGCCCCCAGGTCTCTCACCAGGTCTACACGATTTTTCTTCCACAGGGAGCATATGTCAGCAAACTGCATCAACATGCCCTTTAGGTTCACAATAATGGTGGCTGCCAAAACTGCCTGGGGTGGAAGGAGTATCACCAGGGCTGCTTATAGGTGCCTAGATATTGACTTCAACCATGTAGGCATGATCCAGACTGACCCCAAGAACCTGGTCAGAACCCCAACCAACAGCAATGACCACCCACCCCAACTCTAACAATTTAGATTTGACTGAAAAATTCTAAACCCTGACCCTTGAGGCCAAATCTCACCCTATAGATCTCAGCCTTAAAAATCCAGGGCATGATCTTATATTCTTGCCCCTTACTTAGGTATAGACTAAACTGAGACCCTGGCCTTACCAAAGCCCTGAAAACTGGTTGGGTAGGGCAGTGGCTCACCCTAGGTAGGTCTTGGAAGAGTTCTCCAAGTTTGAGGATGATGAGGAGGATAAAAAGGGAAGAGACAGCTCCGGCAACCTATGGGATAGGGGCGATGAGCAGGTGGGGGCAAGCAGGGGTAAACCACCCTGGAAAAGCAATGTGCACCCTCACTCCCACATCCAAAACCCACCTGTGTGTTGCCCCCAGTGCTTTCTTGTACCAGACTCCGGGACATAGAGCAACTCACAGGAAAGCATTGGAAGATACCCCCAATGAGGTTACTGAGGCCAAGGGCCACCAGCTCCTGTTGGGGGAACATGGGTGTGAGGAGACTTGCCGGAGGTGCCTGGTCACTGCTCCACTATTTAGCTGATGCATCTCCAACCCCCATCCCCAGTTAAGGGCCTTCAAAGACTTGGCTGCTGTCCCACACATCTTTTTCCCCACTCTCAGTCCCACACAAGTCCCATCTGATCCTCCCTACCCGCAGCTGCTGGGGACTCTGTACATACACCTGGAGGTCCCCTATGTGTCCCTCATTACTCAGACCTGGTTGCTGTCCACACGGTAGCCATGTCTCAAGGCAAAGATCTTTCCCAGTGAGATGGCAATGGCAAACCCAACCACAGCGATGGCGAAGGCATTTCCCACAAGCTTTACAAACAGCTGGGGGTTGGGAGCTTCTGGGGATACCAGTCTGAAAGAGGCATCTGTGAAGTCAAAGAAAGGTTCTTTCCCTGGCTACCCAGTCTCTCCTGCCCTGATAGGGGGCCAGAACTTACCCTGCAGGGATGTTGCCCACAACATCCACCCCAAATCTCTGCTTCAGGCCTACACCATAGGAAATGCCTGTAGCCCCAATGAGCTGTGGGGAGAGAACAGAATCAGGGGAAAAAGGTACAGGTATTATTTTCTGGGAGAAGGATAAACCCCTTTGGGAGAGAGGAGACACTGAAGCAAAATTTTCTGAGGGAAGGGTGAGATTCTGTCAGGGGTAGGGAGAAGCCAATGGCAGATTTTTGCTGCAGTACTCAAGAAGCTTCACAGGGGCCACTTCAACCAGCTCCCAAATATCTGGAGGTTCCCCATACCTGGGATCTATCCTCACTGGCCTTTTTCCCCTGCCCTTCAACACCCAAACCACAAGCAATTCCCCAGTAAACCCGAACCGTGAGCAATTCCCCAGGTATCGGCAGGGGCAGATACCGCTGCAGCTTGTCATTCAACAGCTTCACCATCACAAGCACCACCCCGGCCACAAGTGCAGTGATCACGGTGCCGATGACACTCTGGGGCAGCTTCCAGCAGACCTCCAGCACTATCTGAGGAGAGGTGGGGTCACAGCCAGCACTCAAGTTCATGGGGCACATCTATTCACCCATCCCACCCTTACTCACATAGATGAGGGATAGTGGCCCTGAGTGGCTACTCAGCTGGAGGCCAAACACATACTTGAGCTGTGAGACAAAGACCTGCACAGATGCAGCTGTGGTATAGCTGCGGACCAGAGGCTCTGACAGGTAGGTGACCACAAAGCCAAAGTGcaccaggcccagccccaccTGTGGGATAACAGGGAAGAGTCAGGGGAGGCAGGAGTCCTAGCGGTGGTCCAGGGCAGATGGAATCAGAATCAGAGGAGATAGTGAACAGAGGGGACAAAAATAGGATGGCAATAATCAGAGAATCTGGGTGCTGGGGAAACATACTTCTGAATGTTTCACACCTGGAAGAGTCCAACCAGAACACTGAGTGTGGAGGCCAGCTGCACACGGGTGACATCTCTGGCTGTCTCATTGACTGTGGAGTTTGAGTCCAGCAGGAAGTTCTCATCTGGGGCTAGGGATTCTGTCACACTGCCCACCATCACAGACATGATAGCAAAGGTCCCTAAAGGGGCAGAGCAGGGCTGGtctgaagggaaaagaaaactgtCCTCCCCTGGAGCCTTGGTCTTGACAGTGAGGCCAAGATAGATCTAGTTCTGGACAAATATCCTTAGACCATGGCTATACAAATGgcagcaggtcaggagggaacCCCGAGGCTCATGGGTTCTTAAGGGTACTAGAAATGCTACCCTACATTATATACCTTGTACCATTTATGTCCATTGGCCTAGAGACAGAGACATTCCATGAATTGGGGAAGAGGAAATaacctgccttggcctcttgaaTTCCCTCATTCACTTATATCCTCCTGGAGTCAGGGCTTTGAAGTACCCTGAATCTGTGCTCCCACAGCCAGTGACCTAGTCCTGCCTGGGGATGACAAATGGGCCAGCCTCCTAGCAACACAGCAACCATTCTACTCTTTCCCTAAATTTCCCTGCCCTGTTCAGCCCTCCCTCACCCTGTTCTCCATGGGGGATATGGGCATCCTCCCAAAAGTTTAGGCCTGACTCTACTTACCCACGGAGATATGCCGGGAAGTACCAAACAGGAAGTAGATGAAGACTGGGTAGAAGGAGCTATAGAGGCCAAACACAGGAGGCAATCCAGCCAGGAGGGCATAGGCTAAGCCTGGGGGGAAAATGGTAGCAAAGCAGGCTTGGAGATGAGGATCCAAAAGGTTGGAAGAATCCCAGCATGGTTAGAGGCCATGTGTCCAGGTATGGTATATCACAGATCACAGGGACTCTAGGTCAGGGCCTTGAATGTGGCTCACCCTGGGGAAGCTGCATGATGGCAACACTCAGGCCAGATAACAGGTCACCCAGGAGCCAGTCACGCACAGGATAACGGGGTAACCAGCCCAAGACCGGGAGATGTTGAATCAGAAGGGCACGGGCCCGTGCATGGGAGCACCTGGGGACACGAAGGGTATATATGAGGGACAGGGGCTATCTGGGCCCCGCCAGAGTCCCCAGGCCTTTCTCCCTGGCCTTACTTCAACCATGTTCTCCACTGATAGGTCCTAGGTGTCAAGTCCCAGCGCCCCAGTTCTTCCAGTTGCTCCTGGTTCATCAGTGGCCGGTCCACATGGTAATCTTGCTTCTGCAACTCCATTATCTATGTTGCAGACAGGAATGCCTGTGTATCCCTTATCTGGCGGGATGAGATCAGAGATACAGTAAGGATACCCCTTACCCAATCTTCCCTACACATACCTGGGAATAGACAGTCACATACTGATTTTTCCAGGCCCTAAGATCAAGGTAGATCCAGCCCCAAGTTGGTCCCTGCAGGCCTCATGCCCACACCCAAGCAGGGGCAGTACCTGAACTTTGGCTAGTAGAAACCTCTTTCTGGGCCAAAGTCCCTCATGAAGGGATAACAAGAAGAACACGACCCACACTTCCAGCCTAGGTGTGGCTGCCCAGCCCTGAGTACTGGTCCAGGTCCAGGTCCAGGTCCAGGCTGACTGCTCCTCCTAGccccctcctcccaggccctTGCTCTCCCTGAGTCAATCCCTGTGTCCTTATCCAGCTGCCTCATGAACCCAGATCTGGCTGGCCGAGAACACATTTAGGGAAGGGATCCAGCAAATCAGAGATCCAAGTCTTCAAGCAATTCTCTCCCCAAGCCTCAGTCCTCCTGATGAAACTCTTTCCTCTAAGGGAAGGACTGTTTTGCCCCTAGGCCTCTAGCCCCAGAGTCCAATTTGTAGACAAGCTGGGGACTGGGTTGGGGAAGCCAAAGGATGGTTCTCACCTGGGGGGATCTCTGAGGAGAAGGGGGTCTTTcttgaatttggaagttctcacCTAGGGGGAGACACTCCCATCTGGAAAGGGAAGCTCTCCCCTGAAGTAGGGAAAGTCACCTGGGAATAGAGCTTTCAGGGGGGAAAGCCTTCACCCCCAGGCAAATTCTGATCTGAGGTAAAGTTCTGACCTGGGAGGAATCTTTTATCTGCCTACATGCTCCTCTCTGAAGTGAAAGACCTTAAAGAATAGGAGatggaggtgggtgggtgggagaggTAAGTCTTATCTGGGAAATACTCTCACCTAAGGGGTAGGCTCCCCATAGCATGGGAAAAAGCTCTCTCTTGGAAATAACTTCTCAACAGGGAAAGGGTGGTAATGGGGTTCTGGAGCGGGAGGGTCCAGCATAGTAGGAAAGCTTTCACTCATCAGGAGAGTTCTAACCTAGGAGAGGATCCCACCTGAGGGACAGGAACTCACCTGGGGAAAGCCTCTAACCTGGATGTCCCGGTTGGAGGGAGGGAGTACAGCAGGTGCAAGGAAGATCCTCAGAAGGCTCCGCTGTTTCACCGAGATCTTAGagacccctctcccctcctccgtAACTCACTCCAGTCTTCTTAAAGGGCTCCCTCCCTCGCAACGCGGGACGCGAGCCTGGAGGGCGGAGCCTTGCTCCTTGGCCCCTCCCTCTGGGAGAGTACGGTGCGGTAGAGCTAGAGCTCTCATTCCCAGGTCAGTTATACACCTGGGCGGACTCGGGCCCCAGCTGATCCACGGGCCCCAGCTGATCCACAGGCCCCAGCCAGAGACTCTCTTGCAGCGATCTTCCAACCTCAACGCGCCCCAGCTAGCACACCTCTTGGGCCGGGGCTCCTCCGCACGCAGCCACCTCcttgagccccccccccccccgttagcCCTTGGACAGCATTCCAGTGGCTTTACGCACAGCCCTCAGGGGCTAGGGTCGCACCGgctcccacccccatccctcGCTGCAGAGGGGCAGCCACCTGCGGGAAATCGTCAAAGCGGTAAACCAGTTGGGAGAAGGAAAAGCCTACTCGGGACTTAGCGGTCCCTCTTAAGAAGCCCAGGCCGGGAGCCCGCGCGGGGGCCACGAGGCTGCCCGCGCCTCTCGGACAAGCAGAATCCGGGCCATGCCCTGCACTCACCCCAAAGCATCAGACAGCCCCAAGGCCCTCAGGCTTCTAAGCCAACAGCTCCAGCAAAAGGCCGCTTTGGGACGAAGGTGGCGCCAAGACAGGGGCGAGGTGGGCCTCTAGCTCCCAGGGCCTAATCCAGGGGCAAGTTGGGGAAGGTTTGAACCAATCAGCGTTCTAGGGGCAGGGACCAAAGCACGCTTTCTGAGCGGGGAGAGTCGGGAGAAGAGAAGTTTAACCCCTTCTTCACCCCGGGCCTGGCTTTTTTCTTGCTCCCCCTTGCGGCTCGCTTAACGGTCTGCCAGAGCCTGATGGGACTGTGGAACATGAACCAAGAACCAGAGCGGGACTGGCAAGGAAGTAAGTACAGGCCAGAACCGCGCCTCCAGGGTCCTGAGTGGATGGAGCTGATCCTGGTGCTTCGCTGGGTAGTGTGACCTGATGTGCATGAGGTCTTGTGGGGCCTCTCATATTTCCAAGCTGAGGGCGCCACCCTCAGGCTTTCCCTTGGAGAGCAGGAGGCATGTTTCTGAGACCCACGAAATGTCCCCAAGGCCTCCTCTTCAACTCTAGCTAGTGAGGAGGGCTCTGGACAGGTGCAGGGAGCCCAACTCCATGGTGCCTGGAGTTTCCTCCCTGAGCCATGGAGGAACTCAACATTCTGGCCAGTTGCAAGTCATGGAGGGTGAGAGGaatctgggattgtggctcagtggtagagtgcatgtctggcatgtgtgaggccctaggtttgatcctcagcactgcatataagtaaataaaataaaggtccatcaataactaaaaaaaatattttaaaaaagaaaggcttGTGGGGATTAGTGCTGTCAATGGGCAGCTGCAAGGGCAGCTCCTAGAAGCTGACAACTTCTCATGTAACAGTGGTTCACTTTATGCTTTggatatagcccttgctgctctgccattgcagaattctttaaaatggacatttttttctctccctctttcccttctcttgcctaatCTTTCCCTGTCCCTAATCTCagaggaaacaggattacctttcttccccatcctaggcagatttatctgttcTTGAGTAATCACCCACCATAGAAACAAAGTAATCTGGACTTTGGGGATGGtatcagaagatctcagaaatgactagctcctaaattaacaagtaaattacaACTTCAGTAgagaatgtagcctttgaatcacctctataaaagacCCCTGTTCCTGTTGGTAGGTAGAATCACAGACTCTGGGAagggagtcccctgtgtttctcctttgctagcaaagcaataaaccttcttttggctttttctcaaaaccgtgtcctcattGTTGGACTGgattggggacaaggactgcAACACCCAGAGCAAAACAGTAACCAGCtataggcatggtggcatacgcttgtaatcccagtggcttgggaggttgacgCAGGaaaataatgagttcaaagctagtctcaacaatggcaaggtactaagcaactcagtgagatcctgtctctaaataaaatacaaaatagggctggggaggtggctcagtggttgagtgcccctgagttcaatcccccgtaccaaaaaaaggtggggggagccagtcttagcaatttagcagggcacttagcaattcagggagaccctgtctctagtaaaatatgtttttaaagggctggggatgtggctcagtggttaagcaccattgggttcaattcccaataccaaaaaaaaaaaaaaaaaaaagtacttagcCAGGGCTGCAGGCCCTGAACACTAAGTAGGTCCTCATGCTTGACCAGGGAAGAGATTTCCTTGGCACCCCACTCCCAGCACTTGTGGTCCATCTCTAGCCCCAATCACAGGTAAAAGGCCAGAtttcaaagagaaagagatgggAACCTGGTCCAAATCTCCTGTAAAGTGagcaaaaaaccccaaaataccCCTAGATATTCAAACTCAGTCTGAACTGAATCATTCACAGCCACCAttctaccaccaccacctccaacaGAAAGAGGCAACAACTGTTTTATATAGAAGTTTATTCCCAAAACAGAGCTCGGCTTCACGGAACAATTTACACAGACAGGAAAGAGGGCCGCTGGGCTGGAGTGGGGAGACCCCAGAGAGGGGTATCTACAGAACCTAGGACATAGCAAGGATACCCTCTCACCCACAGCATGCCACTCAGCcctttgagggctggggtcatTTTGGGTAAGAGCTGGGGTCCTGGCTGGTGGGATTTGAAACCAGTCAGTGAAgtagaatttttaatctccttggAAACTGCCTCCAAGAGCATGCATGGGAGTTGGGTATGGGGAGGTGTCTGCACAGACCCAACCCTATACAACCACTGTTAATAGTGGTAAAAGGATGCCTACTCTCAGACCTTCTGGGTCTGCTGTCAAACTGGGGGCTCAGGATGGACCTTTGGCCTGGGAGAGCTAGGAATTAGAAAACCCCACAAGATGACCAGGCCCAGGATCTTCACAGGTGGGTCCTCTTAAGCCCCTCTCCCACTTTTCCTACCTTTCACTTGtaaacaaagggggaaaaaattctcAACTGTAAACAAAGTGTTAAAGTTCAAAATTTTAAGTTGTAAacgaaaaaagtttttaaaaacctcaCCTGTAAACaaagtaacaaaattttaaagtctctAGTTCTGAACATCAGACAAAGTAACAAAAGTAAGAGTTTTGTGAACAGGTCCTAACAgtcatttttccctttaaaaggGAATAAAGGAAGGGTGGAACTGAGTCACTTCAGCAGCCCGGTGCCTAGGGCCAGGGAGGATCCTGTAA contains:
- the Slc26a6 gene encoding solute carrier family 26 member 6; the encoded protein is MELQKQDYHVDRPLMNQEQLEELGRWDLTPRTYQWRTWLKCSHARARALLIQHLPVLGWLPRYPVRDWLLGDLLSGLSVAIMQLPQGLAYALLAGLPPVFGLYSSFYPVFIYFLFGTSRHISVGTFAIMSVMVGSVTESLAPDENFLLDSNSTVNETARDVTRVQLASTLSVLVGLFQVGLGLVHFGFVVTYLSEPLVRSYTTAASVQVFVSQLKYVFGLQLSSHSGPLSLIYIVLEVCWKLPQSVIGTVITALVAGVVLVMVKLLNDKLQRYLPLPIPGELLTLIGATGISYGVGLKQRFGVDVVGNIPAGLVSPEAPNPQLFVKLVGNAFAIAVVGFAIAISLGKIFALRHGYRVDSNQELVALGLSNLIGGIFQCFPVSCSMSRSLVQESTGGNTQVAGAVSSLFILLIILKLGELFQDLPRAVLAATIIVNLKGMLMQFADICSLWKKNRVDLLIWLVTFVATILLNLDLGLAVALAFSLLLVVVRTQLPHYSVLGQVSDTDIYRDVAEYSDAREVPGVKIFRSSATIYFANAELYSDTLKQRCGVDVDHLISRKKKLLKKQEMKLKRLQKHKSPQEQAVSSQDNSVSINVNTNLGDIKSNDVESSKTKARPENELEEIVASGQEDAKAIAVPTLKALGLPQPDFHSLILDLGALSFVDTVCIKNLKNIFRDFREIEVDVYIAACHSPVVTQLEAGQFFDASITKQHLFVSVHDAVTFALQHSKSGPISPVLATKL